AATTTTGGCCAGGTGGGCCAGAATGTCCTCGGTGATGCCATCGCTGAAGTATTCGTCCGCTGGATCATCGCTGAAGTTGGCGAAGGGGAGTACCGCAACCGATTTCGCGCGCAGGACCCCTTGGCTACCGGGTTTGAAAAGACCCCCGCGCTGCAGGAATAGCCCGATGATAAATAGGGCCGCCACTCCGGCCGCAACCGGCCACCAGCGGCGCAGGGGGCTGGCTCCTGCGGCAGCTGCCTGTGATGCGGGCACTGTCGCGCGTTGCTCATGCAGGGCGTAGACCTCAACCTGTTCGGCGACCCCCTTCAGCACCTTTTTGCCCATTGAGCTGGCCTCGATGCCCGGCTTCTTCCCGATGGCGTCGTAGACCTGTTGGGAGACGCAGATACCCCCCGGCTCGGCCAGGGGTTCCAGGCGTGAGGCCACGTTGACCCCGTCGCCGAAGACATCGCCCTCCTCAAAGACCACATCGCCCACGTGGATGCCGATGCGCAGGGACAGGTCGGGGTCGCTGCTGAATATATGCTGGATCTCCAGGGCGCAGTTCACCGCCTCTACGGCGCTGGCGAAGGAGGACAGCGTGCCGTCGCCTATTTCCTTGAGCCACTCGCCACGAAACTGTTCAATGATGGGTTTGAGCAGGGCTCGATTGCGCTGGAGGAGCTCGAGGGCTTTTGCCTCGTCCCTGGACATCAGGGCCATATAGCCCACGATGTCGGTGAACATGATGGCGGCGAGCTTGCGCATGAATCCCTTTCGAGCCGGTAGCGTAGAGCAGAGGGGTAAATATGGCTAGATTTGCCCCTGAATGCAACAGGTTATCCTCAGCTCACCCTGCGAAAACGTCTGATCAGTACCCCGCCGCCTGGCCGTCCTTGCGGGATTCCGAGGCCCCCACATACACCCCGTTGGTCGCATCCCACATGATGGCCTGGTAGCCGCCGAAGGGCCCCACCGCCCGCTGCAGACGGTGCCCGCGCCGAACCAGCGCTCGCTCCACCTCGTAGGCGATGCCCGACTCCAGATGGACGGTCCCCCCGTCACTCATCATCTCGCCGGTGGGCTGTGATGACCCCGAGTGGATGAAGCGCGGCGCGTCTCCGGCCTCCTGCAGGTTCAGGTCGAAGTCCACTAGGTTGATCACGATCTGGGCGTGCATCTGCGGCTGGGTGCCGCCCCCCATGACGCCGAAGCTGAGCCACGGCTTCCCGTCCTTGGTGATGAAGGCCGGAATAATGGTGTGGAAGGGGCGCTTGCCCGGTGCGTAGCTGTTGGGTCGCCCCGGGGTAAGGTCGAACAGCTCACCGCGGTCCTGCAGCATGAAGCCCAGGCCGTCGGGCACCATGCCCGAGCCCATGCCCCGGTAGTTACTCTGGATCAGGCTCACCATATTGCCCTCGCTGTCGGCCACCGTGAGGTAGATGGTGTCGCCCCGGCGCAGGGCCTCGTTGCCCGCCTCCTGGCGCTGGGCGGCCCGCTTGGGGTCGATGAGCTTGCGGCGCTGCCGGGCGTACTTTTTCGAGATGAGCGTCTTGACCGGCACGTCGGCAAAGGCCCTGTCGGCATAAAAGCGGGCCCGGTCCTCGAAGGCCAGCTTCTTGGCCTCCACAAAGTGGTGCACATAATCCACGCTGCCCAACCCCATGGCTGCCAGGTCGTAGCCCTCCAGGATGTTCAGAATCTGCAGCGCGGCAATGCCTTGGCCATTGGGCGGCAGCTCCCAGACATCATAGCCGCGGTAGTTGCTGGAGACCGGCTCCACCCACTCCGAAGTGTGACTGGCCAGGTCGTCATAGGCCAGGTAGCCGCCCATCTTCTGCATGAAGGCGTCAATGCTGCGGGCGATCTCGCCCCGGTAAAAGGCGTCCCGGCCACCTTGTGCGATCATGGTCAGGGTGCGGGCCAGCTGGGGGTTTTTGAACACCTCCCCCTTGCGGGGCGTACGTCCTCCGGGCATGTAGGTCGCCCTGAAATTGGGATAGTCTGCCAGTCTGCTCGCCGAGCGTTCCAGATAGAAGGCGATGAGTTCGGTCACCGGAAAACCTGCGTTGGCATAGGTGATGGCCGGTTCCAGAATCTGGGTCATGGGCAGACTGCCAAAGCGTCCATGCAGCTCGAACCAGCCGTCAACCGCACCGGGCACCGACACCGGCAGCGGGCCGTAGGGCGGGACCGAGGTCAACCCCAACTCCTGGAAGTGGGCCAGGGTCAGCCTTTTGGGCGAACGGCCGCTGGCGTTCAGGCCGTAGAGCCCCTTGGTCTTGGCATCCCAGACGATGGCAAACAGGTCCCCTCCGATGCCGCAACCGGTGGGCTCCATCAGGCCCAGGGCTGCGTTGGCGGCAATGGCCGCATCCACGGCGGTGCCCCCCGCTTTCAGAATGTCCAGGGCAATCTGCGTCGCCAGGGGGTGGCTGGTGGCGGCCATGCCGTGCTGGGCGATGACCTCGGACCGGGTGGCGAACGGCTGGCCGGTGACGCGGTCGCCGGCGTGCAGGGAAAGTGGCAGCGCCAGGATCGCCAGCGCTGGGTAGAAATGGAGCAGGTGCATGCGTGCCTCCAAGGTGTTGATTGCGGCCCTGAATCAGCCGCATTGCCCAATTGCCCGAGCGCGTTACAGTATTTAAGTTTCGGGCTGCTTAGCGGAACCAATTTTATTGTGAGGCTTATATTAGCCGATCACGCCGGGCGTCGGAACTGAAATTCAACTACTTTTTTGTAGAGTTAATATGCGCAGGAGACAAGGGTGATTCGAGTTGAGGACCTCACCAAGTTTTACGGCCAGACGCGGGCCATCGAAAAGGTGAGCTTCACCGTCCGCGACGGCGAGATCCTCGGCTTTCTGGGGCCCAACGGCGCCGGCAAGACCACCATCCTGCGCATTATCACCACTTACCTGGCCCCGACGGATGGCCAGGTCTACGTGGACGAGATGAATATTGCCGAGCACGCCAGCGAGCTGCGCAGGCGCATCGGTTACCTCCCTGAGACCAACCCCCTGTATGTGGAGATGCCGGTCTACGACCACCTCCAATTTGCCGCCGCCGCCCGCGATATCACCGGCCGCGCATTCAAGTCGGCTCTGGGCCGCGTTATGGAAGCCTGCGGGGTGCGCGAGGTGCTGCACCGGCCCGTTGGGGAACTGTCCAAAGGCTACCGCCAGCGGGTGGGCCTGGCCATGGCCATGATCCATGACCCAGAGATTCTCATCCTGGACGAGCCCTCCTCCGGGCTGGACCCCAACCAGATCGTCGAAATACGGGCCCTCATCAGGGCGCTGGGCAAGGAGAAGACGGTCATCCTGTCCAGCCACATTCTTCAGGAGGTGCAGGCACTTGCGGATCGCATCATTATCCTGAACAAGGGCCAGGTGGTGGCGGACGGCACCAGCGAAGAACTCATGGCGGGCTTCCGGGGCCAGGCAACGCTGACACTGGAAGTAAAGAACGCCACCCGGGAATCCGTGGCCGCGCTCGGCGACCGTTTCCCGGATGCCCGCGTGCGGGAGGAGACCGCCGCCGACGGAATCGTCAGGCTGCAGCTGGAGTATACCCCCGGCGCTACAGACAACCAGGGGCAGGGCCTGCGGGAGCAACTGTTTGCCTACGCGGTGGAGTCGGGCTGGGTGATCCTGGAGATGTCCCGCCAGCAGGCCCAGCTGGAGGATATCTTTCGCAGTCTTACCATTGAGCAGGGGAGCGCCCGTGGCTGATCAGTGGCGCGCCTCAATTCGGCACGTGGGCATTATCTTCCGCAAGGAAATGGCCGCCTACTTCAACAGCAGCGTGGCCTACATCACCCTGGTCGTGTTCCTGCTGATCAGCGGATGGTTTTTCTCCAGCGCCTTTTTCCTCATAGGCGAATCGGACCTGCGCGGACTCTTTTCCATCATACCAGTGATCTACCTGTTCTTTGTCCCTGCGGTAAGCATGGGCCTTATTGCCCGTGAAAAAAGCGCCGGCACCATGGAACTGCTGGTCACCCTCCCCCTGGAAGACTGGGAGGTGGTGGTGGGCAAGTACCTGGCCGCGGTGGCCCTCATCGGCGTTGGGCTGCTCTATACGATGGTCCATTTTGTCTCGCTGGCATTCGTCGGTACGCACGTTGACGTGGGGGCCATCTTGGCCGGTTACTTGGGCCTGCTGCTGGTGGGCGGAGTGTACGCCGCAGCCGGCATTTTCTGCAGCGCCGCGACCGGAAACCAGATTACCGCCTTTATCCTGGCGTTCCTCATCGCCTTTGTCTTATTTATGCTGGACAAGGTCCTGTTTTTTGCCCCGGGCTTTCTGACGGCCCTCCTGCAATACGTAAGCATAGACTTTCACCTCACCAATATCTCCCGGGGCGTTATCGACTCGCGCAATGTGATTTATTTCGCCTCCGTAATCGCACTTTTTTTGATCCTCGCCACGCGGATTCTTGAGATGCGCAAGTGGAGGTAGCCCCGGCATGACCATCACTAATCAGCGCCAGTTTCTCATCTACATCGGTATTGTGTTGGGTATTATTGTCCTTGCCAACCTCGTCTCCCGGCAGGTCTTTTTCCGGCTGGACCTCACGCGCAACAAGATTTACACCCTTTCCCCCTCCAGCAAAAAGATCATCAGCCAGCTGGATGACCGGCTGTTGGCCAAGGTCTACTTCTCACGGGACCTCCCCGGCAGTTACGCCAACAACCGGCGCTATCTGCAAGACCTGCTGGAGGAATTCCAGGCCTATGCCGGTGGCAAGTTCCACTTCGAGTTCTATCAGCCGGAGGACGCGGAGGAACTGGAACGGGAGGCCCAGCGCTACGGCATCCCACCCATGCAGCTCCAGG
The Candidatus Neomarinimicrobiota bacterium DNA segment above includes these coding regions:
- a CDS encoding adenylate/guanylate cyclase domain-containing protein encodes the protein MRKLAAIMFTDIVGYMALMSRDEAKALELLQRNRALLKPIIEQFRGEWLKEIGDGTLSSFASAVEAVNCALEIQHIFSSDPDLSLRIGIHVGDVVFEEGDVFGDGVNVASRLEPLAEPGGICVSQQVYDAIGKKPGIEASSMGKKVLKGVAEQVEVYALHEQRATVPASQAAAAGASPLRRWWPVAAGVAALFIIGLFLQRGGLFKPGSQGVLRAKSVAVLPFANFSDDPADEYFSDGITEDILAHLAKI
- the ggt gene encoding gamma-glutamyltransferase, with the protein product MHLLHFYPALAILALPLSLHAGDRVTGQPFATRSEVIAQHGMAATSHPLATQIALDILKAGGTAVDAAIAANAALGLMEPTGCGIGGDLFAIVWDAKTKGLYGLNASGRSPKRLTLAHFQELGLTSVPPYGPLPVSVPGAVDGWFELHGRFGSLPMTQILEPAITYANAGFPVTELIAFYLERSASRLADYPNFRATYMPGGRTPRKGEVFKNPQLARTLTMIAQGGRDAFYRGEIARSIDAFMQKMGGYLAYDDLASHTSEWVEPVSSNYRGYDVWELPPNGQGIAALQILNILEGYDLAAMGLGSVDYVHHFVEAKKLAFEDRARFYADRAFADVPVKTLISKKYARQRRKLIDPKRAAQRQEAGNEALRRGDTIYLTVADSEGNMVSLIQSNYRGMGSGMVPDGLGFMLQDRGELFDLTPGRPNSYAPGKRPFHTIIPAFITKDGKPWLSFGVMGGGTQPQMHAQIVINLVDFDLNLQEAGDAPRFIHSGSSQPTGEMMSDGGTVHLESGIAYEVERALVRRGHRLQRAVGPFGGYQAIMWDATNGVYVGASESRKDGQAAGY
- a CDS encoding ATP-binding cassette domain-containing protein, with translation MIRVEDLTKFYGQTRAIEKVSFTVRDGEILGFLGPNGAGKTTILRIITTYLAPTDGQVYVDEMNIAEHASELRRRIGYLPETNPLYVEMPVYDHLQFAAAARDITGRAFKSALGRVMEACGVREVLHRPVGELSKGYRQRVGLAMAMIHDPEILILDEPSSGLDPNQIVEIRALIRALGKEKTVILSSHILQEVQALADRIIILNKGQVVADGTSEELMAGFRGQATLTLEVKNATRESVAALGDRFPDARVREETAADGIVRLQLEYTPGATDNQGQGLREQLFAYAVESGWVILEMSRQQAQLEDIFRSLTIEQGSARG
- a CDS encoding ABC-2 transporter permease, producing the protein MADQWRASIRHVGIIFRKEMAAYFNSSVAYITLVVFLLISGWFFSSAFFLIGESDLRGLFSIIPVIYLFFVPAVSMGLIAREKSAGTMELLVTLPLEDWEVVVGKYLAAVALIGVGLLYTMVHFVSLAFVGTHVDVGAILAGYLGLLLVGGVYAAAGIFCSAATGNQITAFILAFLIAFVLFMLDKVLFFAPGFLTALLQYVSIDFHLTNISRGVIDSRNVIYFASVIALFLILATRILEMRKWR